A stretch of Balaenoptera ricei isolate mBalRic1 chromosome 9, mBalRic1.hap2, whole genome shotgun sequence DNA encodes these proteins:
- the TOMM7 gene encoding mitochondrial import receptor subunit TOM7 homolog produces the protein MVKLSKEAKQRLQQLFKGGQFAIRWGFIPLVIYLGFKRGADPGMPEPTVLSLLWG, from the exons ATGGTGAAGCTGAGCAAAGAAGCCAAGCAGAGGCTGCAGCAGCTTTTCAAGGGAGGCCAGTTTGCCATCCGTTGGGGCTTTATTCCTCTCGTGATATACCTGG GATTTAAGAGGGGTGCAGATCCTGGAATGCCTGAACCAACTGTTTTGAG CTTACTTTGGGGATAA